From the genome of Geoglobus ahangari, one region includes:
- a CDS encoding bifunctional L-myo-inositol-1-phosphate cytidylyltransferase/CDP-L-myo-inositol myo-inositolphosphotransferase translates to MRAVLLCSGLATRMRGRIKPLVKVGGREILYRTITLLRTHGIDEFVIVVNRKNKEAIEEFLQRIGVNYRLVVNDSPERGNGYSLYLARNHVSGRFVLAMGDHVFGEDFVREALKGEGLVCDGEPRYVSLDEATKVVVEDGRVRDIGKHLKDFCCVDTGFFVLDDSIFDHAEELVREREAVELSEIVKRAGLKIHRVDGRLWMDVDTPDDVRRAEKALFSLAVKGEDGFISKHINRKISTRISRMLVNRISPNHATLLSFLVGVISSLSVLVSIPLAGLIYQLSSILDGVDGEIARVAMKTLKIGGWVDSILDRVVDFLFLSILAYATLRTPQEFFVAMLAIFGSFMVSYVAEKYRADFGESIYRKIRVRVPGKRDERVFLVMVFCLLYPYLPTVYLFALLALITFGRVGEMVVKAARKN, encoded by the coding sequence ATGAGGGCGGTCCTGCTCTGTTCGGGACTCGCCACGAGAATGAGGGGCAGGATAAAGCCCCTCGTCAAGGTGGGCGGGAGGGAGATCCTCTACAGGACGATCACACTCCTCAGAACTCATGGAATTGACGAATTCGTGATCGTCGTTAATCGTAAAAACAAAGAGGCTATAGAGGAGTTTTTGCAAAGGATCGGGGTTAATTACAGGCTGGTGGTCAACGATTCTCCTGAGAGGGGAAACGGCTACTCCCTGTATCTCGCCAGAAATCACGTGTCCGGAAGGTTTGTCCTCGCGATGGGTGACCACGTTTTCGGCGAGGACTTCGTGAGGGAGGCTCTGAAGGGGGAAGGTCTGGTCTGCGATGGGGAGCCGAGGTACGTGAGCCTTGATGAGGCGACGAAGGTTGTGGTTGAGGATGGCAGGGTGAGGGACATAGGGAAGCACCTGAAAGATTTCTGCTGCGTTGATACTGGCTTTTTCGTTCTGGACGACTCCATCTTCGATCACGCGGAAGAGCTCGTGAGAGAGCGGGAAGCTGTCGAGCTGTCCGAGATCGTGAAGAGGGCAGGACTGAAGATCCATCGCGTGGATGGAAGGCTCTGGATGGATGTGGACACTCCCGATGACGTGAGAAGGGCAGAAAAGGCTCTGTTCAGCCTCGCCGTAAAGGGTGAGGACGGCTTCATTTCAAAGCACATCAACAGGAAGATCTCCACGAGGATCTCGAGGATGCTGGTAAACAGGATCTCCCCAAACCACGCCACGCTCCTCTCATTCCTCGTGGGAGTTATCTCGTCCCTTTCCGTGCTTGTCAGCATCCCCCTTGCCGGACTGATATACCAGCTAAGCTCAATCCTCGACGGGGTGGATGGTGAGATCGCGAGGGTGGCGATGAAGACGTTGAAAATCGGAGGGTGGGTGGACTCCATCCTCGACAGGGTGGTGGACTTCCTCTTTCTCTCCATTCTGGCCTATGCCACGCTGAGAACTCCTCAGGAGTTCTTTGTGGCCATGCTCGCAATCTTTGGCTCGTTCATGGTGAGCTACGTGGCTGAGAAATACAGGGCGGATTTTGGAGAGAGCATCTACAGGAAGATCAGGGTGAGAGTTCCGGGGAAGAGAGATGAGAGGGTGTTTCTCGTGATGGTTTTCTGTCTGCTCTACCCATATCTGCCTACAGTCTACCTTTTTGCTCTGCTCGCTCTAATCACGTTTGGCAGGGTGGGGGAGATGGTTGTGAAAGCAGCTCGGAAGAATTGA
- a CDS encoding antitoxin VapB family protein, whose amino-acid sequence MKNIMVRDEVYEKLQRLKRGKESFSDVILRLIEERRKNGLEILERYAGVLEDDELERIVMEERKRFRVRDIDT is encoded by the coding sequence ATGAAAAACATCATGGTGAGGGATGAGGTTTACGAGAAGCTTCAGAGGTTGAAGAGGGGTAAGGAGTCGTTTTCTGATGTTATACTCAGGCTCATCGAGGAGAGAAGAAAGAATGGACTGGAGATTCTCGAAAGATATGCTGGAGTCCTTGAGGATGATGAGCTTGAAAGGATTGTGATGGAAGAGAGGAAAAGGTTCAGGGTGAGGGACATTGATACTTGA
- a CDS encoding type II toxin-antitoxin system VapC family toxin, with translation MILDTSALIRILRDRDFFEELSARISESIRITSITAYELQRGALYLMLKKGRDYEWNQIAALLSEIEILPFTQRDSEISARIWAKLRENGLEINDADIMISAIAIRENEKLLTLDRDFEIIGRFLELEVEILGG, from the coding sequence TTGATACTTGACACTTCTGCACTCATCAGGATCCTCAGGGACAGAGACTTCTTCGAGGAGTTGAGCGCCAGAATAAGTGAGAGCATCAGAATTACATCCATCACGGCATACGAGCTGCAGAGAGGTGCGCTTTATCTCATGCTCAAAAAAGGCAGAGATTACGAGTGGAATCAGATAGCTGCTCTTCTCAGCGAAATTGAAATTCTGCCCTTCACTCAAAGGGACTCGGAAATATCTGCCAGAATCTGGGCTAAGCTGAGGGAGAACGGGCTTGAGATTAATGATGCCGACATCATGATTTCGGCAATTGCGATAAGAGAGAACGAGAAGCTACTAACTCTGGACAGAGACTTTGAGATTATAGGGCGCTTTTTGGAGCTTGAGGTTGAAATTTTGGGAGGTTGA
- a CDS encoding GNAT family N-acetyltransferase: MKEVEIREASPEDYEGEKYEFVYRWLSDVSEFLYFAPSEDRMDEDRARFLELLRSGRVIVAVAGDGRVVGQCSLIRLNSPKLSHVANVGIAVAREYQRMGIGRALLEKAEEVTRSEGIKKIEVEVVEENIPSLSLFRKMGYHEEGVRKKKFNHRGKLINVVLLGKFL, from the coding sequence ATGAAGGAAGTAGAGATACGGGAAGCGAGCCCAGAGGACTATGAGGGAGAGAAGTACGAGTTCGTGTACAGATGGCTCTCGGATGTCTCCGAGTTCCTGTACTTCGCCCCAAGCGAGGACAGGATGGATGAGGACAGGGCAAGATTTCTGGAGCTTTTGAGGTCGGGCAGGGTTATCGTCGCCGTGGCTGGAGATGGGAGGGTTGTAGGACAGTGCTCGCTGATAAGGCTCAACTCCCCCAAGCTGTCCCACGTGGCCAATGTTGGCATAGCCGTGGCCAGAGAATACCAGAGGATGGGCATCGGCAGGGCTCTGCTCGAGAAGGCTGAGGAAGTGACGAGGTCAGAGGGCATCAAAAAGATAGAGGTGGAGGTTGTTGAGGAGAACATTCCATCCCTCTCACTCTTCCGAAAAATGGGCTACCATGAGGAGGGCGTGAGGAAGAAAAAGTTCAACCACAGGGGAAAGCTCATCAACGTCGTGTTGCTCGGGAAGTTTCTCTGA
- a CDS encoding sugar phosphate isomerase/epimerase family protein, with amino-acid sequence MKLGFQPDIDHSLEEAFEFGSENGFTHLELLMDHPNFHYERLDAKEVMELSLSYDLEVLIHASAINTNFLAISSEMREASYRELENTMIFAEKCDAKVVTVHIGWNPGFITARGFVFREEWYDRHNESVLVEEFLPFAEKYETLAIENTIGITGGIRRGLERILNETDVRLTFDIGHYRVKEGHDLFLNNFDRVVNVHLHDNRGEYDEHLKLGAGNTDFSIIPKSYRNYLTLELRDEDAILDSKEFVLKSGLWM; translated from the coding sequence ATGAAGCTCGGCTTCCAGCCCGACATTGACCACTCTCTCGAGGAGGCGTTTGAGTTCGGCAGTGAGAACGGCTTCACCCATCTCGAGCTCCTGATGGACCACCCCAACTTCCACTACGAGAGGCTCGACGCCAAGGAGGTCATGGAGCTCTCCCTGAGCTACGACCTCGAAGTCCTGATTCACGCGTCTGCAATAAACACGAACTTCCTCGCCATAAGCAGCGAGATGAGAGAGGCAAGTTACAGGGAGCTTGAGAACACGATGATATTCGCCGAGAAGTGCGACGCAAAGGTAGTGACCGTGCACATAGGCTGGAACCCGGGGTTCATAACCGCGAGAGGTTTCGTGTTCAGGGAGGAGTGGTACGACAGGCACAACGAGAGCGTTCTGGTGGAGGAGTTTCTGCCGTTCGCGGAAAAATACGAAACCCTCGCGATAGAGAATACTATAGGGATCACGGGCGGGATAAGGAGGGGGCTGGAGAGGATTCTGAACGAGACAGATGTTAGGCTAACCTTCGACATAGGCCACTACAGGGTGAAGGAAGGGCACGACCTGTTCCTGAACAACTTCGACAGAGTCGTGAACGTGCACCTGCACGACAACAGGGGAGAGTACGACGAGCATCTGAAGCTCGGCGCCGGGAACACTGACTTCTCCATAATCCCAAAGAGCTACAGGAACTACCTGACCCTCGAGCTGAGGGATGAGGACGCGATTCTCGACTCGAAGGAGTTCGTTCTGAAGTCCGGGCTCTGGATGTGA
- the argB gene encoding acetylglutamate kinase, protein MEKVSVLVEALPYIREFHGQTMVIKIGGHAMVSEDVLEKTVKDILLLYFVGIKPVVVHGGGPEISEKMKKFGIQPKFVDGLRITDKETIEIVEMVLDGKVNSKIVSYFIKNGGKAVGMSGKDGLLVVARKKKVKKKVGESEVEVDLGFVGETEYVNPGILEIIIDNGYIPVISPVAIDLNGNVYNMNADIVAGDIAGALKAKKLIMLTDVDGIYRDKDDRSSLISKMSKDELERMLREGRLDGGMIPKAEAIINALNNGVEKAHIINGSKEHSILIELFTKEGIGTMVYR, encoded by the coding sequence ATGGAAAAGGTCAGCGTTCTCGTTGAAGCGCTGCCGTACATCAGGGAGTTTCACGGGCAGACGATGGTGATAAAGATAGGCGGGCATGCGATGGTGAGCGAGGATGTTCTGGAGAAGACGGTCAAGGACATACTCCTCCTCTACTTCGTCGGGATAAAGCCCGTTGTCGTCCACGGTGGCGGGCCGGAGATAAGCGAGAAGATGAAGAAGTTCGGCATACAGCCGAAGTTCGTTGATGGGCTCAGGATAACCGACAAGGAGACCATAGAGATAGTCGAAATGGTTCTCGACGGGAAGGTGAACTCCAAGATCGTCTCATACTTCATCAAGAATGGGGGAAAAGCGGTCGGAATGTCTGGGAAGGACGGGCTTCTTGTCGTTGCGAGGAAGAAGAAGGTGAAGAAGAAGGTTGGCGAGAGCGAGGTCGAGGTTGACCTCGGGTTTGTCGGTGAGACGGAGTACGTGAACCCGGGAATTCTCGAGATAATAATTGACAACGGCTACATACCCGTGATCTCCCCTGTGGCGATAGACCTGAACGGCAACGTGTACAACATGAACGCCGACATTGTGGCAGGTGACATAGCCGGAGCCCTGAAGGCGAAGAAGCTCATCATGCTGACCGATGTGGATGGGATCTACAGGGACAAGGACGACAGGAGCAGCCTGATCTCGAAGATGAGCAAGGATGAGCTCGAGAGAATGCTGAGGGAAGGAAGGCTGGACGGGGGCATGATTCCCAAAGCTGAAGCGATAATAAACGCCCTGAACAACGGCGTTGAGAAGGCCCACATAATCAACGGCTCGAAGGAGCACTCAATTCTGATAGAGCTGTTCACGAAGGAAGGAATCGGGACGATGGTCTACAGGTGA
- a CDS encoding aspartate/glutamate racemase family protein has translation MKRIGLIGGLSPESTLYYYSEYIRQSREVLGDNRYPEMIVYSINFGEFLSSDWEGRWRILSNAVRSLERAGAEILAIASNTPHKVLPELKKITDLEFVSIIDAVAEKAKEEGYRKLLLTGTKTTMTEDFYRRELEERGFEVIIPDEVDDIHEIIFQDLVFGRFDRKERLVEIINGYDADAVILGCTELPLAVKEGDVKMGLIDSAKEHVRAMLRKALE, from the coding sequence ATGAAGAGGATCGGACTCATCGGCGGGCTGAGCCCTGAGTCAACGCTCTACTACTACTCGGAATACATAAGGCAGTCGAGAGAGGTGCTGGGAGATAACAGGTACCCGGAGATGATAGTTTACAGCATAAATTTCGGGGAATTCCTCTCGTCAGACTGGGAAGGAAGGTGGAGAATTCTGAGCAACGCTGTCAGGTCACTGGAGAGGGCTGGGGCGGAGATTCTCGCCATAGCATCCAATACGCCCCACAAGGTGCTTCCGGAGCTGAAGAAGATCACGGATCTGGAGTTCGTGAGCATAATAGACGCGGTGGCTGAGAAGGCTAAAGAGGAGGGATACAGAAAGCTCCTCCTGACCGGGACAAAGACAACCATGACTGAGGACTTCTACAGGAGGGAGCTGGAGGAGAGGGGGTTTGAAGTCATTATCCCGGACGAGGTGGACGATATCCACGAGATAATATTTCAGGACCTTGTATTCGGGAGGTTTGACAGGAAAGAGAGGCTTGTCGAGATAATCAACGGCTATGATGCTGATGCAGTCATACTCGGCTGCACCGAGCTTCCTCTGGCAGTGAAGGAAGGAGACGTGAAGATGGGACTTATAGATTCGGCGAAGGAGCACGTTAGGGCTATGCTGCGGAAGGCTCTCGAATAA